From Lytechinus variegatus isolate NC3 chromosome 16, Lvar_3.0, whole genome shotgun sequence, the proteins below share one genomic window:
- the LOC121430032 gene encoding ubiquitin-like-conjugating enzyme ATG3 → MQNMINSMKGVGLGVAEFLTPVLKESKFRETGVLTPEEFVAAGDHLVHSCPTWKWSAGEASKKKSYLPDEKQFLLTNNVPCYKRCKQMEYHEENEAIIEENDEDGGWVDTHHNADLSGTQAAEKSSEMTLDPKSEPTACGDDDDDDDDDEEAEDMEAFEESGMLEAEDNATLDTSKLKGTGSESGGASGESGILQTRTYDLNITYDKYYQTPRLWLYGYDEHRKPLTVDQMYEDISQDHVKKTVTVESHPNLPQTMCSVHPCRHADVMKKIIHTVQDGGGELGVHLYLLIFLKFVQAVIPTIEYDYTRHFTMNSPLSTR, encoded by the exons ATGCAGAATATGATAAATAGCATGAAAGGCGTGGGCCTTGGGGTTGCTGAATTCTTGACACCAGTTTTAAAG GAGTCAAAGTTCAGAGAGACCGGGGTGTTGACACCAGAGGAATTTGTTGCTGCAGGGGACCATCTCGTTCACAGTTGCCCGACGTGGAAGTGGAGTGCCGGAGAGGCGAGCAAAAAGAAATCCTATCTCCCAGACGAAAAGCAGTTTCTTCTCACCAATAACG TTCCTTGTTATAAGAGATGCAAGCAGATGGAATACCATGAGGAGAATGAGGCTATCATCGAAGAGAACGATGAAGATGGTGGATGGGTGGATACACATCATAATGCAG ATTTGTCAGGTACCCAAGCTGCTGAAAAGTCTAGCGAGATGACCCTTGATCCAAAGTCAGAGCCAACAGCttgtggtgatgacgatgacgacgatgatgatgatgaagaagcaGAAGATATGGAAG CTTTTGAGGAAAGCGGAATGCTAGAAGCAGAAGACAAT GCCACGCTGGATACGAGTAAGCTAAAGGGTACGGGGTCGGAGAGCGGAGGGGCCAGTGGAGAAAGCGGAATACTGCAAACGAGAACATACGATCTCAACATCACATATGACAAGTACTATCAAACACCCAGGCTATGGTTGTATGGATATGATGAG CATCGAAAACCTTTGACTGTAGATCAGATGTATGAAGATATCAGCCAGGATCACGTGAAGAAGACTGTAACAGTAGAATCCCATCCGAATCTTCCACAGACGATGTGCTCTGTACATCCATGCAG ACATGCTGACGTCATGAAGAAGATCATTCACACAGTGCAAGACGGCGGAGGTGAACTAGGAGTACATCT ctaccttttaattttcctgaAGTTCGTCCAAGCCGTGATTCCAACGATAGAATACGACTACACTAGACACTTCACCATGAACTCGCCTCTCTCAACGCGGTGA